One genomic segment of Musa acuminata AAA Group cultivar baxijiao chromosome BXJ3-3, Cavendish_Baxijiao_AAA, whole genome shotgun sequence includes these proteins:
- the LOC103972748 gene encoding putative disease resistance protein At3g14460, which yields MSSWILAGLGSFGSSLIGSLISKITDCLIEKFSKDPGVADLHKLKDTLLRTERTIGEVENMWIKDEGTKKRLKELLMKLKDTVYDADDLLDKIQFRVLKRQIEQQRAQGYEASNQSSFSSDLPPSKRRKLHERVGRLFGREDDVDRVRENQSKLDEYTTEIKHFIDNLHDDEKQMITSVVPRTTTSFPIETQVFGRDEQLNHLLERLMKPADGSGSSNRSISTLTIFGIGGVGKTTLAQHAYHHERVKDYFHHKVWVCVSDNFNVERLTKEIIESITEKKCDLSNLNKLQEVLKKNLTSKRFLLVLDDVWNEDSKKWTTFRAPLWYGVSGSKILVTTRSKNIADMVGNPIPLGVLDEASYWKLFKKYAFGSEYAGECPQLEDIAKKIVSRLKGLPLAARMVGGLLKDGMNEEHWRIIAESEIWQLQQDEPGVLPVLQLSYQWLPPHLKRCFVFCSLFPKDHRFDGEHLVRLWMAEGYIAQDNNMTMEDTGSRYFFDLVKRSFFQEAPWGSTYVMHDLIHDLARFISKGEFCRIDDDESKEIPNTTRHLSATLTDGTKLMELSCYDKLRTLEINSKSFWFDFRVKSPLFIQFEKLKNIRVLILQNCGLRELHEKIGGLIHLRYLDISYNRYIRRLPESLCGLYNLRVLDLWFCELQGFPHGMGKLINLMHLNAEDKIISEINDVGKLTSLQELCSFKVLKDQGHEVAQLGSLKQLHGQLRITNLENVESKQEASKANLNNKQYLEKLVLEWTSDDGNELIMSKEVLEGLQPHQALKRLTIRGYTGVRSPSWLQAQLLANLITLGLKNCKAWEDISCIGQLQNLKKLSVKGMPAVKQISHGLSTESKFLPNLEELVLENMVALEELPSLGQLPCLKVLRIDQMSTMTKVGHGFFGYRDQGKCFPCLEELAFIDMPEWKEWSWTDGRQLFPCLRKLEIERCPKLKRLPPLPPPLKSLSLCKVGLTEVPRLWEEIDGSSNSMIVSELKIYSLEEIKLVDIPECEELPCLGQLPSLKVLRIEGMPTVKKVGDGFFSSRDESKCFPSLEELTFRNMPEWEEWSWADGRQLFPCLRKLEIESCPKLKRMPPLPPSLESLLLSQVGSTEVPRLWEEIDGSSSMTVPEYGLPCLGQLPSLKVLRIEGMPTVKKVGDGFFSSRDESKCFPSLEELTFRNMPEWEEWSWADGRQLFPCLRKLEIESCPKLKRMPPLPPSLESLLLSQVGSTEVPRLWEEIDGSSSMTVPEYGLPCLGQLPSLKVLRIEGMPTVKKVGDGFFSSRDESKCFPSLEDLTFRNMPEWEEWSWADGRQLFPCLRKFEIVQCQRLKRLPPLPPSLESLSLCRVESIEVPRLWEEIDGSSSMTVPEYGLPCLGQLPSLKVLRIEGMPTVKKVGDGFFGSRDQGKCFPSLEELTFWNMLEWEEWSWADGRQLFPCLRELKIVRCPRLKRMPPLPPPLQTLNLHEVGLTELPGLWEGIDGSSNSMTACFTEFSLERVELMDIPECERLPCLGRLPYLKVLRIERMPAVKKLGDEFFGSRYQDKCFPSLEELTFRNMREWEEWSWADGRQLFPCLRKLEIERCPRLKRLPPLPPPLETLEIDDVGLTELPGLWEGIHGGGSCTTASLSTLTIRKCPNLRNLEEGLLSHSLPNIRDIEIAECAELMWQPVKGFKELTSLVALSIRSCPNLLSMTRDGDNDILLPPPIKQLVLSDCGNLGKLLLGCLHNLTSLTRLEIGDCPSIESLPETSLLHLKRLQSLSIWHCDELRSIDGLRVLESLRELTIKLCPKLLLNEGNEQVEGSSVTELYIDDTALFKLPLLRRTLPSVRILKISNFRRATMSDEEGQLLGSLTALGWLEFFNCLNLQSLPRELHALPSLRILAIIGCPEIQALPEKGLPTSLRNLHFEDCHPRLTEQLQKHLAEMKSSDRFLDVDHYDLPSLQLLDEIS from the coding sequence ATGTCGTCGTGGATACTAGCAGGCTTGGGATCGTTCGGATCGTCCCTCATCGGGAGCTTGATCAGTAAGATCACCGACTGTCTGATCGAAAAATTTTCGAAGGATCCCGGAGTCGCTGACCTCCACAAGCTGAAGGACACTCTTTTGAGGACTGAGCGCACCATCGGCGAAGTCGAGAACATGTGGATTAAAGATGAAGGCACGAAAAAGCGATTGAAGGAATTGCTGATGAAACTGAAGGACACTGTTTATGACGCTGACGACTTGCTTGATAAGATCCAGTTCCGGGTTCTGAAGCGACAGATCGAGCAACAAAGAGCTCAGGGGTATGAGGCAAGTAACCAATCATCTTTTTCTTCTGATCTCCCTCCGAGTAAAAGAAGAAAACTTCATGAACGTGTCGGTCGCCTCTTCGGTAGAGAAGATGATGTGGATAGAGTGAGGGAAAATCAGAGTAAGTTAGATGAATACACTACTGAGATCAAGCATTTCATTGATAACTTACATGATGATGAGAAACAGATGATAACGTCAGTAGTGCCTCGAACCACCACTTCCTTTCCGATAGAAACTCAAGTATTCGGACGAGACGAACAGCTGAATCACCTTCTGGAACGGTTGATGAAACCGGCCGATGGATCCGGATCCAGCAACAGAAGCATCTCTACCTTGACTATTTTTGGGATCGGCGGGGTCGGAAAGACTACTCTTGCTCAGCATGCCTACCACCACGAGAGGGTGAAGGACTATTTTCATCATAAGGTCTGGGTCTGTGTATCCGACAACTTCAACGTGGAGAGGCTTACCAAAGAGATCATAGAATCCATAACCGAGAAAAAGTGTGATCTCAGCAACCTTAATAAACTTCAAGAGGTTCTTAAGAAGAACTTGACCTCAAAAAGGTTCCTTCTTGTCCTCGACGATGTGTGGAACGAGGACAGCAAGAAATGGACAACATTTCGTGCACCATTGTGGTACGGAGTATCAGGAAGCAAGATTTTGGTTACAACTCGCTCTAAAAATATTGCAGATATGGTTGGCAATCCGATCCCTCTAGGAGTTCTGGATGAGGCCAGCTATTGGAAATTGTTCAAGAAATATGCATTTGGTTCCGAATACGCCGGTGAATGTCCACAGCTAGAAGACATAGCAAAGAAGATCGTTAGCAGGTTGAAGGGGTTGCCACTTGCGGCAAGGATGGTAGGCGGGTTGTTGAAGGACGGGATGAATGAGGAGCACTGGAGAATCATCGCAGAAAGTGAAATCTGGCAACTACAGCAAGACGAACCGGGTGTCCTGCCAGTCCTACAATTGAGCTATCAATGGCTTCCCCCACACCTTAAGCGGTGCTTTGTTTTTTGTTCCCTTTTCCCCAAAGATCATCGGTTTGATGGAGAGCACTTGGTCCGgctttggatggcagaaggctacaTTGCTCAAGACAACAATATGACGATGGAGGATACAGGAAGCCGCTACTTCTTTGACTTAGTGAAGAGGTCTTTCTTTCAGGAAGCTCCGTGGGGATCGACATATGTGATGCATGATTTGATACACGATCTTGCTCGGTTTATTTCAAAGGGAGAGTTTTGCAGGATCGATGATGATGAGTCGAAAGAGATCCCTAATACGACTCGTCATCTATCAGCAACATTAACCGATGGAACTAAGTTAATGGAGCTCTCCTGTTATGATAAATTGCGGACCCTCGAGATCAATTCCAAAAGTTTTTGGTTTGACTTTCGAGTCAAGAGCCCTTTGTTCATTcagtttgaaaaattaaaaaacattCGAGTGTTGATATTGCAGAACTGTGGCTTGCGGGAGTTGCATGAGAAAATTGGTGGCTTGATACACCTCCGCTACCTTGACATATCCTACAACCGTTACATTAGGAGGTTGCCGGAGTCATTATGTGGTCTTTACAATTTGCGAGTACTGGATCTGTGGTTCTGTGAACTACAGGGTTTCCCGCACGGCATGGGTAAGTTGATCAACTTGATGCATCTTAATGCAGAAGACAAAATAATTTCCGAGATAAATGATGTTGGGAAGCTGACTTCTCTTCAAGAACTGTGTTCATTTAAAGTACTCAAGGATCAGGGACACGAGGTTGCCCAATTAGGCAGTCTGAAACAACTTCATGGACAACTTCGAATTACCAACCTCGAGAACGTTGAGAGTAAACAAGAAGCAAGCAAGGCTAATCTGAACAACAAACAGTATCTTGAAAAACTGGTCTTAGAATGGACATCGGATGACGGCAATGAATTAATTATGTCGAAGGAGGTACTGGAAGGTCTCCAACCACATCAGGCTCTCAAACGTTTGACGATCAGAGGGTACACTGGTGTCAGATCACCCAGTTGGCTGCAGGCACAATTGTTAGCGAACCTGATAACTCTTGGTTTGAAAAATTGCAAAGCATGGGAGGATATTTCATGTATTGGACAGCTACAGAATCTCAAGAAACTTTCCGTGAAGGGAATGCCTGCAGTGAAACAAATAAGTCATGGATTAAGTACAGAGAGCAAGTTCTTGCCTAATCTGGAAGAGCTAGTGCTGGAGAACATGGTGGCATTGGAGGAACTCCCGAGTCTTGGACAACTGCCGTGTCTTAAGGTTCTTCGCATCGATCAAATGTCAACAATGACGAAGGTGGGCCACGGGTTCTTTGGTTATAGAGATCAAGGCAAGTGTTTTCCTTGCTTGGAGGAGCTCGCGTTCATCGACATGCCAGAATGGAAAGAGTGGTCTTGGACTGATGGCCGACAACTGTTTCCCTGTTTGCGAAAACTTGAAATTGAAAGATGCCCGAAGCTTAAGAGGTtgcctcccctccctcctccacTTAAATCACTGTCATTATGTAAAGTCGGGTTGACAGAAGTTCCAAGATTGTGGGAAGAAATCGATGGAAGTAGCAACAGTATGATCGTTTCAGAATTGAAAATATATAGTCTTGAAGAGATCAAGCTGGTGGACATCCCAGAATGTGAGGAACTCCCTTGTCTTGGACAATTGCCGAGTCTCAAGGTTCTTCGCATCGAGGGAATGCCAACAGTGAAGAAGGTGGGCGATGGATTCTTTAGTTCTAGAGACGAAAGCAAGTGTTTTCCTAGCTTGGAGGAGCTCACGTTCAGGAACATGCCAGAATGGGAAGAGTGGTCTTGGGCTGATGGCCGACAGCTTTTTCCCTGCTTGCGAAAACTTGAAATTGAAAGTTGCCCGAAGCTTAAGAGGATGCCTCCCCTCCCTCCTTCACTCGAGTCACTGTTATTATCTCAAGTCGGGTCGACAGAAGTTCCAAGATTATGGGAAGAAATCGATGGAAGTAGCAGTATGACTGTTCCAGAATATGGACTCCCTTGTCTTGGACAATTGCCGAGTCTCAAGGTTCTTCGCATCGAGGGAATGCCAACAGTGAAGAAGGTGGGCGATGGATTCTTTAGTTCTAGAGACGAAAGCAAGTGTTTTCCTAGCTTGGAGGAGCTCACGTTCAGGAACATGCCAGAATGGGAAGAGTGGTCTTGGGCTGATGGCCGACAGCTTTTTCCCTGCTTGCGAAAACTTGAAATTGAAAGTTGCCCGAAGCTTAAGAGGATGCCTCCCCTCCCTCCTTCACTTGAGTCACTGTTGTTATCTCAAGTCGGGTCGACAGAAGTTCCAAGATTATGGGAAGAAATCGATGGAAGTAGCAGTATGACTGTTCCAGAATATGGACTCCCTTGTCTTGGACAATTGCCGAGTCTCAAGGTTCTTCGCATCGAGGGAATGCCAACAGTGAAGAAGGTGGGCGATGGATTCTTTAGTTCTAGGGACGAAAGCAAGTGTTTTCCTAGCTTGGAGGATCTCACGTTCAGGAACATGCCAGAATGGGAAGAGTGGTCTTGGGCTGATGGCCGACAGCTGTTTCCCTGCTTGCGAAAATTTGAAATTGTACAGTGCCAGAGGCTTAAGAGGTTGCCTCCCCTCCCTCCTTCACTTGAATCACTGTCATTATGTCGAGTCGAGTCGATAGAAGTTCCAAGATTATGGGAAGAAATCGATGGAAGTAGCAGTATGACTGTTCCAGAATATGGACTCCCTTGTCTTGGACAATTGCCGAGTCTCAAGGTTCTTCGCATCGAGGGAATGCCAACAGTGAAGAAGGTGGGCGATGGATTCTTTGGTTCTAGAGACCAAGGCAAGTGTTTTCCTAGCTTGGAGGAGCTCACGTTCTGGAACATGCTAGAATGGGAAGAGTGGTCTTGGGCTGATGGCCGACAGCTGTTTCCCTGCTTGCGAGAACTTAAAATTGTACGATGCCCGAGGCTTAAGAGGatgcctcccctccctcctccacTTCAAACATTAAATTTACATGAAGTCGGATTGACAGAACTGCCAGGGTTATGGGAAGGAATCGACGGAAGTAGCAACAGTATGACTGCATGTTTTACAGAATTTAGTCTTGAAAGGGTCGAGCTGATGGACATCCCAGAATGTGAGAGACTCCCTTGTCTTGGACGACTGCCGTATCTCAAGGTTCTTCGCATCGAGAGAATGCCAGCAGTGAAGAAGTTGGGCGATGAATTCTTTGGTTCTAGATACCAAGACAAGTGTTTTCCTAGCTTGGAGGAGCTCACGTTCAGGAACATGCGAGAATGGGAAGAGTGGTCTTGGGCTGATGGCCGACAGCTGTTTCCCTGCTTGAGAAAACTTGAAATTGAAAGATGCCCGAGGCTTAAGAGGTtgcctcccctccctcctccacTTGAAACATTAGAAATAGATGATGTCGGATTGACAGAACTGCCAGGGTTATGGGAAGGAATCCATGGAGGCGGCAGTTGCACAActgcttctctttcaacattgacaataCGAAAATGTCCAAATCTAAGAAATCTGGAAGAAGGGTTGCTATCGCACAGCTTACCAAATATCCGTGACATTGAGATAGCGGAATGTGCGGAACTCATGTGGCAGCCGGTGAAGGGGTTTAAAGAACTCACCTCCCTTGTGGCATTGTCAATCCGCAGTTGCCCGAATCTCTTGAGCATGACGCGAGATGGGGACAATGACATCCTCCTTCCACCCCCGATCAAGCAACTAGTGCTGTCTGACTGTGGGAATCTGGGAAAATTGCTACTGGGCTGCCTGCACAACTTGACCTCACTCACTCGATTGGAAATAGGCGACTGCCCGTCCATAGAATCTCTTCCAGAAACGTCGCTGCTTCACCTGAAACGACTTCAATCTCTGAGCATTTGGCACTGTGATGAGTTGAGATCAATAGACGGGTTGCGAGTTCTGGAATCCCTCAGGGAATTGACCATCAAATTATGTCCCAAGCTGTTGCTGAATGAAGGGAATGAGCAAGTGGAGGGTTCGTCAGTAACTGAATTATACATTGACGACACAGCCCTGTTCAAACTACCGCTCTTAAGAAGGACACTTCCATCCGTTCGTATTCTCAAAATCTCAAACTTTCGTCGAGCGACGATGTCTGATGAGGAGGGGCAGTTGTTGGGAAGCCTCACAGCTCTCGGATGGCTAGAATTCTTCAATTGCTTGAATCTACAATCGCTACCGAGAGAGTTGCATGCCCTTCCCTCCCTCCGGATTCTAGCAATAATTGGATGTCCGGAGATTCAGGCGCTACCTGAGAAGGGGCTGCCGACGTCCCTCAGGAATCTACATTTCGAAGACTGCCATCCGAGGCTGACGGAGCAGCTGCAAAAGCACTTGGCCGAGATGAAGAGTTCGGATCGATTTTTGGATGTTGACCATTATGATCTCCCATCTCTCCAACTACTTGATGAGATATCATAA